In one Sphingobium sp. MI1205 genomic region, the following are encoded:
- a CDS encoding response regulator, which produces MAKRVLVVEDNELNLKLFCDLLRAHGHDVLPLRDGRDVVAQALDFRPDLVITDIHLPHVSGLDLIISLKRDPRLAPVPIMAVTAYAGKGDEDRIRGAGAQAYVSKPISVLRFIEQVNALL; this is translated from the coding sequence GTGGCAAAGCGCGTGCTCGTTGTCGAGGACAACGAACTCAATCTCAAACTTTTTTGCGATCTGCTGCGCGCGCACGGCCATGATGTGTTGCCGCTGCGCGATGGCCGCGACGTCGTGGCACAAGCGCTGGATTTTCGCCCCGACCTGGTGATCACCGACATTCATCTTCCCCACGTCAGCGGCCTTGACCTCATCATCTCGCTGAAGCGAGACCCCCGGCTGGCGCCTGTGCCGATCATGGCTGTCACCGCCTATGCCGGGAAGGGAGACGAAGACCGGATACGCGGCGCTGGGGCGCAGGCCTATGTATCGAAGCCTATTTCCGTGCTTCGCTTCATCGAGCAGGTGAACGCCCTGCTGTAG